A single window of Microplitis demolitor isolate Queensland-Clemson2020A chromosome 7, iyMicDemo2.1a, whole genome shotgun sequence DNA harbors:
- the LOC103568957 gene encoding IQ motif and SEC7 domain-containing protein 1 isoform X3, with protein sequence MGLFCTRNTYSFPHKIDRPSHNTNLGQNHGGSTHGVYSTSGSQTSLSTSYITGQSYMQSQNYGHAAYPTQTMQVYPHTGYSQPQSYGTMVQGYGGQPQSGYQQTHHKKGSIRNGDVLKRCRLQNAYELSQDLLDKQIEMLERKYGGVKARNAALTIQRAFRRYTLLKKFAAITAMAKAEKRLSRNIQDNSERSSVIAGDHDRMLYHNQIYIQQSPQSTNNRPVPIRSMSLRERRHAENSGMPRSQSGRCEVQIMGQINTGHQQHPSAYTLHQTGRHTPSLTPSPCGRHQPPASPCWDTSSQESGSSIHYYNPQETLCGLRQETPPRDHHRTPCTSPSTPHNLQTPLTHSWGNSSQLSSGGRSRSSGKKVPPEVPKRTSSISSRSMEQRHNGLSKSVENGSLSSVQSSGSDSTNCESSEGDAQRGSPIWKHKGISSSPEHQDCGHTTENNSLINNTKDLSHSHASSGYQLPMIDHAETIPQASYKVSETVRKRQYRVGLNLFNKKPERGITYLIRRGFLENSPQGVARFLISRKGLSKQMIGEYLGNLQNTFNMAVLECFAHELDLAGMQVDVALRKFQAYFRMPGEAQKIERLMEVFSTRYCQCNPDVISRLRSPDTVFVLAFAIIMLNTDLHTPNLKPERRMRLDDFVKNLRGIDDCGDIDKDILVGIYDRVKANEFKPGSDHVTQVMKVQATIVGKKPNMALPHRRLVCYCRLYEIPDIHKKERPGVHQREVFLFNDLLVVTKILSKKKSSVTYTFRQSFPLCGMVVTLFEVPHYPYGIRLSQRVDGKVLVTFNARNEHDRCKFAEDLRESISEMDEMETLRIETELERQKSSRGARGSSENRDSGVADVEVCPYPGPCSERQEAADLDPQLKRSALSNSLLDIHEQFAGEKPQRRGSVGSLDSGMSISFQSTSASSMSQGVKHSGQIHPVHPGATIPGGGKGLSQQPSFLGGLFHKRERKLSQCDDNGPYSRTTEV encoded by the exons cTTTCCTCATAAAATTGACCGGCCCAGTCACAACACAAACTTGGGTCAAAATCACGGCGGGAGTACACACGGTGTATATTCAACGTCTGGAAGTCAAACCTCTTTGTCGACATCGTATATAACAGGTCAATCGTACATGCAGTCACAGAATTACGGGCACGCTGCATATCCAACACAGACGATGCAAGTTTATCCACACACCGGATACAGCCAGCCACAGAGTTACGGGACAATGGTACAGGGTTACGGTGGACAACCACAGTCTGGTTATCAGCAGACACATCACAAGAAGGGGTCCATTCGTAATGGTGATGTTCTTAAACGATGCAGACTCCAAAATgc gTATGAACTCTCGCAGGATCTATTAGATAAACAGATTGAAATGCTTGAGCGTAAATACGGTGGAGTAAAAGCAAGAAATGCCGCACTAACAATACAACGTGCCTTTAGAAGGTATAcgttgctaaaaaaatttgcagcAATAACGGCAATGGCTAAGGCTGAGAAACGTTTGAGCAGAAATATACAAGACAATTCTGAACGTAGTAGTGTAATAGCTGGCGATCATGATCGTATGCTTTAtcataatcaaatttatatacaacaaTCACCGCAATCTACAAATAATCGTCCAGTACCAATAAGAAGTATGTCACTGCGCGAAAGAAGACATGCTGAAAATTCAGGTATGCCACGAAGCCAAAGTGGTCGATGTGAAGTGCAAATTATGGGACAAATTAATACCGGGCATCAACAACATCCAAGTGCTTATACACTTCATCAAACTGGTAGACATACGCCCTCGCTTACACCCAGCCCATGTGGTAGACATCAACCACCGGCAAGTCCTTGTTGGGATACTAGTTCTCAAGAGAGTGGATCTagtattcattattataatcctcag gaaaCTTTGTGTGGTCTTCGACAAGAAACTCCACCACGAGATCATCACAGAACACCGTGTACATCACCATCAACTCCTCATAATCTACAAACTCCACTGACTCATAGTTGGGGTAATAGTTCACAATTAAGTTCAGGTGGACGTAGTCGTAGTTCTGGTAAAAAGGTACCGCCTGAAGTACCCAAGAGAACATCATCGATAAGCTCAAGATCTATGGAACAGCGTCACAATGGTTTAAGTAAGAGCGTTGAAAATGGTAGCTTGAGTTCAGTACAAAGTTCAGGAAGCGATTCTACTAACTGCGAAAGCTCTGAGGGTGATGCTCAACGTGGATCGCCCATTTGGAAGCATAAAGGAatc tcAAGTTCACCAGAGCATCAAGATTGTGGACATACTACGGAGAATAACAGTCTGATTAATAATACTAAAGATTTAAGTCACTCGCATGCCAGCTCGGGTTATCAATTACCTATGATAGATCACGCAGAAACAATACCTCAAGCTAGTTACAAAGTATCGGAAACTGTCAGGAAACGACAGTATCGTGTTGGATTAAActtgttcaataaaaaaccTGAACGTGgcattacttatttaataagaCGTGGGTTCTTAGAAAATAGTCCTCAAGGAGTTGCTAGATTTTTGATCAGCAGAAAAGGATTGTCTAAACAAATGATTGGAGAATATTTGGGCAATTTGcaaaatacatttaatatgGCTGTTTTaga gTGTTTTGCTCATGAGTTAGACCTCGCTGGAATGCAAGTGGATGTGGCTTTGAGAAAATTCCAAGCATACTTCCGTATGCCGGGTGAGGCCCAAAAAATAGAAAGATTGATGGAAGTATTTAGTACACGTTACTGCCAGTGTAATCCAGATGTTATATCAAGACTAAGATCACCTGACACTGTCTTTGTATTGGCATTCGCAATAATAATGCTCAATACAGATTTACACACACCAAATTTAAAACCCGAACGCAGAATGAGATTGGACGATTTCGTTAAAAATCTTCGTGGTATTGATGACTGCGGTGATATTGATAAAGATATTTTAGTTGGTATATATGATCGTGTGAAAGCTAACGAATTCAAACCGGGATCGGATCACGTCACACAAGTAATGAAAGTTCAAGCAACTATTGTTGGAAAGAAACCCAATATGGCATTACCGCATCGCAGACTTGTTTGCTACTGCAGACTCTATGAAATTCCTGATATACATAAGAAAGAACGACCGGGAGTTCATCAACGAGaagtttttcttttcaatgaTCTTCTTGTTGTTACTAAAATTCTCAGTAAAAAGAAAAGCAGCGTTACCTACACTTTTAGACAAAGTTTTCCTCTTTGCGGTATGGTCGTTACGCTTTTTGAAGTTCCac atTATCCATACGGTATAAGATTATCACAGCGTGTCGATGGTAAAGTACTAGTCACATTTAATGCAAGAAATGAACATGACCGTTGTAAATTTGCTGAAGATCTACGAGAATCAATAAGCGAAATGGATGAAATGGAAACACTGAGAATTGAAACAGAATTAGAACGACAAAAAAGTAGTCGCGGTGCTCGTGGTAGTTCAGAAAATCGTGATTCTGGTGTTGCTGACGTTGAAGTTTGTCCCTATCCAGGACCGTGCTCTGAAAGACAAGAAGCTGCGGATTTAGATCCTCAATTAAAAAGATCAGCACTCAGCAATTCATTGCTTGACATTCACGAACaat TTGCCGGTGAAAAACCTCAAAGGCGCGGTAGTGTTGGCTCACTCGACAGCGGCATGTCAATATCCTTTCAGTCAACATCAGCGAGTTCAATGAGCCAAGGCGTTAAACATTCAGGACAAATTCATCCTGTACATCCAGGAGCAACAATACCAGGAGGTGGTAAAGGACTTTCACAACAACCCTCTTTTTTAGGCGGATTATTTCATAAACGCGAACGTAAATTATCACAATGTGACGATAATGGTCCCTATAGTCGCACCACTGAAGTTTAA